In Cervus canadensis isolate Bull #8, Minnesota chromosome 6, ASM1932006v1, whole genome shotgun sequence, one DNA window encodes the following:
- the CHD8 gene encoding chromodomain-helicase-DNA-binding protein 8 isoform X3, which translates to MKGESKRITLVLQQPQSGGPQGHRHVVLGSLPGKIVLQGNQLAALTQAKNAQGQPAKVVTIQLQVQQPQQKIQIVPQPPSSQPQPQQPPSTQPVTLSSVQQAQIMGPGQAPGQRLSVPLKVVLQPQAGSSQGASSGLSVVKVLSASEVAALSSPASSAPHTGGKTGIEENRRLEHQKKQEKANRIVAEAIARARARGEQNIPRVLNEDELPSVRPEEEGEKKRRKKSSGERLKEEKPKKSKTSGTSKTKGKSKLNTITPVVGKKRKRNTSSDNSDVEVMPAQSPREDEESSIQKRRSNRQVKRKKYTEDLDIKITDDEEEEEVDVTGPVRAEPVLPEPVQEPDGETLPSMQFFVENPSEEDAAIVDKVLSMRIVKKELPSGQYTEAEEFFVKYKNYSYLHCEWATISQLEKDKRIHQKLKRFKTKMAQMRHFFHEDEEPFNPDYVEVDRILDESHSIDKDNGEPVIYYLVKWCSLPYEDSTWELKEDVDEGKIREFKRIQSRHPELKRVNRPQASAWKKLELSHEYKNRNQLREYQLEGVNWLLFNWYNRQNCILADEMGLGKTIQSIAFLQEVYNVGIHGPFLVIAPLSTITNWEREFNTWTEMNTIVYHGSLASRQMIQQYEMYCKDSRGRLIPGAYKFDALITTFEMILSDCPELREIEWRCVIIDEAHRLKNRNCKLLDSLKHMDLEHKVLLTGTPLQNTVEELFSLLHFLEPSQFPSESEFLKDFGDLKTEEQVQKLQAILKPMMLRRLKEDVEKNLAPKQETIIEVELTNIQKKYYRAILEKNFSFLSKGAGHTNMPNLLNTMMELRKCCNHPYLINGAEEKILTEFREACHIIPHDFHLQAMVRSAGKLVLIDKLLPKLKAGGHKVLIFSQMVRCLDILEDYLIQRRYLYERIDGRVRGNLRQAAIDRFSKPDSDRFVFLLCTRAGGLGINLTAADTCIIFDSDWNPQNDLQAQARCHRIGQSKAVKVYRLITRNSYEREMFDKASLKLGLDKAVLQSMSGRDGNITGIQQFSKKEIEDLLRKGAYAAIMEEDDEGSKFCEEDIDQILLRRTTTITIESEGKGSTFAKASFVASENRTDISLDDPNFWQKWAKKADLDMDLLNSKNNLVIDTPRVRKQTRHFSTLKDDDLVEFSDLESEDDERPRSRRHDRHHTYGRTDCFRVEKHLLVYGWGRWRDILSHGRFKRRMTERDVETICRAILVYCLLHYRGDENIKGFIWDLISPAENGKTKELQNHSVFDVSPSPGLSIPVPRGRKGKKVKSQSTFDIHKADWIRKYNPDTLFQDESYKKHLKHQCNKVLLRVRMLYYLRQEVIGDQAEKVLGGAIASEIDIWFPVVDQLEVPTTWWDSEADKSLLIGVFKHGYEKYNTMRADPALCFLEKAGRPDDKAIAAEHRVLDNFSDIVEGVDFDKDCEDPEYKPLQGPPKDQDDEGDPLMMMDEEISVIDGDEAQVTQQPGHLFWPPGSALTARLRRLVTAYQRSYKREQMKIEAAERGDRRRRRCEAAFKLKEIARREKQQRWTRREQTDFYRVVSTFGVEYDPDTMQFHWDRFRTFARLDKKTDESLTKYFHGFVAMCRQVCRLPPAAGDEPPDPNLFIEPITEERASRTLYRIELLRRLREQVLCHPLLEDRLALCQPPGPELPKWWEPIRHDGELLRGAARHGVSQTDCNIMQDPDFSFLAARMNYMQNHQAGAPAPSLSRCSTPLLHQQYTSRTASPLPLRPDAPVEKPPEETAAQVPSLESLTLKLEHEVVARSRPTPQDYEMRVAPSDTTPLVSRSVPPVKLEDEEDSDSELDLSKLSPSSSSSSSSSSSSSSTDESEDEKEEKLTADQSRSKLYDEESLLSLPMSQDGFPNEDGEQMTPELLLLQERQRASEWPKDRVLINRIDLVCQAVLSGKWPSSRRSQEMVTGGILGPGNHLLDSPSLTPGEYGDSPVPTPRSSSAASMAEEEVSAVTTAAAQFTRLRRGMDEKEFTVQIKDEEGLKLTFQKHKLMANGVMGDGHPLFHKKKGNRKKLVELEVECMEEPNHLDVDLETRIPVINKVDGTLLVGEDAPRRAELEMWLQGHPEFAVDPRFLAYMEDRRKQKWQRYKKNNKAELNCLGIEPVQTANSRNGKKGHHAETVLNRVLPGPIAPDTSKKRARRTRPDLSKMMALMQGGGTGSLSLHNTFQHSSSGLQSVSSLGHSSATSASLPFMPFVMGGAASSPHVDSSTMLHHHHHHPHPHHHHHHHPGLRATGYPSSPATTTSGTALRLPPLQPEEDEDDEDEDDDDDLSQGYDSSERDFSLIDDPMMPANSDSSEDADD; encoded by the exons ATGAAG GGTGAATCGAAACGCATCACGCTGGTCCTCCAGCAGCCACAGTCTGGAGGTCCCCAAGGACACCGGCATGTCGTGCTAGGGAGTCTACCAGGCAAGATAGTGTTACAGGGCAACCAGCTAGCAGCCCTGACTCAAGCCAAGAATGCCCAGGGGCAGCCTGCCAAAGTAGTAACTATACAGCTGCAGGTGCAGCAGCCGCAGCAGAAAATCCAGATTGTACCACAGCCTCCATCATCGCAGCCACAGCCCCAGCAGCCACCCTCCACCCAGCCAGTGACTCTCTCCTCCGTGCAGCAGGCCCAGATAATGGGACCAGGACAGGCCCCGGGACAGAGACTTTCAGTACCCCTCAAGGTGGTACTTCAGCCACAG GCTGGCTCTTCCCAAGGGGCCTCTTCTGGGCTCTCCGTAGTTAAAGTTCTCAGTGCCAGTGAAGTGGCAGCTCTGTCCTCACCAGCAAGTTCTGCTCCCCATACCGGGGGCAAGACAGGGATCGAGGAAAACCGTAGACTGGAACaccagaagaagcaagagaaagcaAATCGGATTGTAGCAGAGGCCATTGCTAGGGCCCGTGCTCGGGGCGAACAGAACATACCTCGAGTCCTGAATGAGGATGAGCTGCCTAGCGTTAGGCCTGAGGAGGAAGGTGAAAAGAAACGCAGGAAGAAGAGCAGTGGGGAGAGGCTCAAGGAAGAAAAGCCAAAGAAGAGCAAAACATCTGGTACCTCCAAAACCAAGGGCAAGAGTAAGCTAAA CACCATCACTCCTGTggtgggaaagaagagaaaacgtAATACCTCATCTGATAATTCAGATGTAGAAGTCATGCCCGCACAGTCACCCCGGGAAGATGAAGAAAGCAGTATTCAG AAAAGACGCTCGAACCGCCAAGTGAAGCGGAAAAAATACACAGAGGATCTGGATATAAAGATCACAGAcgatgaagaggaagaagaggtggaCGTGACCGGTCCAGTCAGAGCTGAGCCTGTCCTCCCTGAGCCAGTGCAGGAACCAGATGGCGAGACTTTGCCTTCCATGCAGTTCTTCGTG GAGAATCCCAGTGAAGAAGATGCTGCCATTGTAGACAAAGTGCTTTCTATGCGTATTGTGAAGAAGGAG CTTCCTTCTGGACAGTATACTGAAGCAGAAGAATTCTTTGTCAAGTACAAGAACTA CTCCTATCTGCACTGTGAATGGGCCACCATCTCCCAactggagaaggataagaggatCCATCAAAAACTAAAGCGCTTCAAAACCAAAATGGCTCAGATGAGACACTTCTTCCATGAG GATGAAGAGCCCTTCAACCCAGACTATGTAGAGGTGGATAGGATATTGGATGAGTCTCACAGTATTGACAAGGACAATGGGGAG CCTGTAATTTACTACCTGGTGAAATGGTGCTCTCTGCCCTACGAGGATAGTACATGGGAGCTCAAAGAGGATGTTGATGAGGGCAAGATTCGAGAATTTAAACGCATCCAGTCAAGGCACCCAGAACTCAAAAGGGTG AATCGTCCACAGGCAAGTGCCTGGAAGAAGTTGGAGTTGTCACATGAGTATAAAAACAGAAACCAGTTACGGGAATATCAGTTGGAAGGGGTCAACTGGCTGCTCTTTAATTGGTATAACAG GCAGAACTGCATCCTGGCTGATGAGATGGGATTGGGCAAAACCATTCAGTCCATTGCCTTCTTGCAGGAAGTATATAATGTGGGTATCCATGGCCCCTTCCTGGTCATTGCCCCACTGTCCACAATTACTAACTGGGAGCGGGAATTCAACACATGGACAGAGATGAACACTATTGTCTACCATGGCAGTCTGGCCAGCCGGCAGATGATACAGCAATATGAAATGTACTGCAAAGATTCACGG GGGCGCCTCATCCCAGGTGCATACAAGTTTGATGCCTTGATCACAACTTTTGAGATGATTTTGTCAGACTGTCCAGAGCTTCGTGAGATTGAATGGCGGTGTGTCATCATTGATGAGGCCCATCGACTAAAGAACCGTAATTGCAAGCTGCTTGATAGTCTCAAGCACATGGACCTG GAGCACAAAGTGCTGCTCACAGGAACACCATTGCAAAATACTGTGGAGGAACTGTTTAGCTTGCTTCATTTCTTGGAACCATCACAGTTTCCATCAGAATCAGAATTCCTCAAAGACTTTGGGGATCTCAAAACAGAAGAACAG GTTCAAAAGCTACAGGCCATTCTCAAACCAATGATGCTGAGAAGACTCAAAGAAGATGTTGAAAAGAACCTGGCACCCAAACAGGAGACCATTATTGAAGTAGAGCTAACCAACATTCAGAAGAAATACTACCGGGCTATTTTGGAGAagaatttctcctttctttccaaaGGGGCAGGTCATACTAATATGCCAAATCTACTCAACACAATGATGGAGTTGCGCAAATGCTGCAACCACCCATATCTCATCAATG gTGCAGAAGAAAAAATCCTAACAGAGTTTCGAGAAGCTTGCCATATCATACCTCATGACTTCCACTTGCAGGCCATGGTTCGTTCAGCTGGCAAGTTGGTTCTTATTGACAAGTTACTTCCAAAACTTAAAGCTGGTGGCCATAAGGTTCTGATCTTTTCCCAGATGGTACGCTGCCTAGATATCCTAGAGGATTATCTAATCCAGAGAAG GTACTTATATGAGCGTATTGATGGGCGAGTTAGAGGCAACCTTCGGCAAGCTGCTATTGACCGTTTTAGCAAGCCTGACTCGGACCGATTTGTCTTTCTGCTATGCACCCGGGCTGGTGGACTTGGCATTAATCTCACAGCTGCTGATACTTGCATCATCTTTGATTCAGACTGGAATCCGCAAAATGACCTGCAG GCTCAAGCACGTTGTCATCGAATTGGGCAGAGCAAAGCTGTGAAGGTGTACCGTCTCATCACTCGTAATTCTTACGAGAGGGAGATGTTTGATAAGGCTAGCCTCAAGTTGGGATTGGATAAAgctgtgcttcagtccatgagtgGTCGGGATGGCAACATTACTGGA ATCCAACAGTTCTCTAAGAAGGAGATTGAAGATCTCTTACGGAAAGGAGCGTATGCAGCCATAATGGAGGAAGATGATGAGGGCTCCAAGTTTTGTGAAGAGGACATTGACCAGATCTTGTTAAGACGAACCACTACCATCACCATTGAATCTGAAGGAAAGGGTTCTACCTTTGCCAAG GCAAGCTTTGTGGCTTCTGAAAATAGGACTGATATTTCTCTGGATGACCCAAACTTTTGGCAAAAGTGGGCCAAAAAGGCTGACCTGGACATGGATCTACTCAATAGCAAG AATAACTTGGTGATTGACACACCTAGAGTACGAAAGCAGACCCGCCACTTCAGCACTCTGAAAGATGACGACCTAGTGGAATTCTCTGATTTGGAAAGTGAAGATGATGAGCGACCACGCTCTCGCCGACATGACCGTCATCATACCTATGGGCGCACTGACTGTTTTCGGGTGGAAAAGCACCTCCTGGTATATGG ttgGGGACGATGGCGAGATATTCTGTCTCATGGACGCTTCAAGCGACGGATGACTGAAAGAGATGTGGAAACAATTTGCCGGGCCATCCTCGTGTACTGTCTCTTACACTATCGTGGGGACGAAAATATCAAAGGCTTCATTTGGGACTTGATTAGCCCTGCTGAAAATGGCAAGACAAAAGAATTGCAGAATCACTCAG TCTTCGATGTTTCCCCTTCCCCAGGTCTGTCTATCCCTGTGCCTCGTGGACgcaaggggaaaaaagtaaagtcaCAAAGCACTTTTGATATCCATAAGGCAGATTGGATCCGGAAGTATAACCCTGATACTCTGTTTCAAGATGAGAGTTATAAGAAGCACTTGAAACATCAGTGTAACAA GGTGCTGTTGCGGGTACGAATGCTATATTATCTGAGACAGGAGGTTATTGGAGACCAGGCAGAGAAGGTGTTAGGGGGTGCAATTGCCAG TGAGATTGACATATGGTTCCCAGTAGTGGATCAGCTGGAGGTTCCAACAACATGGTGGGACAGTGAGGCTGATAAGTCTCTGCTCATTGGAGTCTTTAAGCATG GCTATGAAAAATATAATACTATGAGGGCAGACCCAGCCTTATGCTTCCTGGAAAAGGCTGGCCGACCAGATGACAAAGCAATTGCAGCAGAACATCGCGTGTTGGATAATTTTTCTGACATAGTGGAAGG GGTTGACTTTGACAAAGATTGTGAAGATCCTGAATACAAACCACTCCAGGGTCCCCCAAAGGACCAAGATGATGAG GGTGATCCCTTGATGATGATGGATGAAGAGATCTCAGTGATAGATggagatgaag CCCAGGTGACCCAACAGCCAGGCCATCTATTCTGGCCTCCAGGCTCTGCTTTGACAGCTAGGCTTCGGCGCCTAGTAACAGCCTATCAGCGCAGCTACAAGAGAGAACAGATGAAGATAGAGGCTGCAGAACGTGGGGATCGGAGAAGGCGACGTTGTGAGGCAGCCTTCAAGCTAAAAGAAATTGCACGGCGGGAGAAACAGCAACG ATGGACAAGGCGTGAGCAAACTGATTTCTATCGAGTGGTTTCTACCTTTGGTGTGGAGTATGACCCTGATACCATGCAGTTCCATTGGGATCGCTTCCGTACTTTTGCCCGACTGGACAAAAAAACAGATGAAAGCCTTACCAAGTATTTCCATGGCTTTGTGGCCATGTGCCGCCAAGTGTGCCGCCTTCCCCCAGCAGCTGGAGATG AACCCCCGGACCCTAATCTGTTTATTGAGCCCATCACTGAGGAAAGGGCCTCACGGACTCTCTACCGTATTGAATTGCTTCGGCGCTTACGGGAACAAGTTTTATGCCACCCTCTTTTGGAAGATCGGCTGGCATTATGTCAGCCTCCAGGTCCTGAATTGCCTAAGTGGTGGGAGCCCATTCGGCATGACGGGGAGCTTCTACGAGGGGCAGCCCGCCACGGGGTGAGCCAAACAGACTGCAACATCATGCAGGACCCAGACTTTTCTTTCCTGGCTGCCCGTATGAATTATATGCAGAACCATCAGGCAGGAGCACCAGCTCCATCCCTGTCACGCTGCTCTACTCCACTGCTCCACCAGCAGTACACCTCGCGCACTGCCTCACCGCTGCCCCTGCGCCCAGATGCTCCTGTTGAAAAGCCACCTGAGGAGACAGCTGCCCAGGTCCCCAGTCTGGAGAGTCTGACTTTAAAGCTAGAGCATGAGGTGGTGGCCAGGAGCCGACCAACCCCACAAGACTATGAGATGCGAGTAGCCCCCTCTGATACTACCCCTCTGGTCTCCCGAAGTGTTCCACCAGTCAAACTGGAGGATGAGGAGGATTCAGACTCTGAGCTGGACTTGAGCAAGCTGTCACCatcatcctcttcttcctcatcctcatccagctccagctccagcacTGATGAGAGTGAGGACgagaaggaagagaagctaa CTGCTGACCAGTCCCGCTCAAAGCTCTATGATGAAGAGAGTCTCCTGTCCCTCCCTATGTCCCAAGATGGATTCCCAAATGAAGATGGAGAACAAATGACCCCTGAGCTTCTGCTGCTACAAGAAAGACAGAGAGCTTCTGAGTGGCCCAAG GATCGTGTCCTGATAAACCGTATTGACCTCGTCTGCCAGGCTGTACTCTCAGGGAAGTGGCCTTCTAGTCGCCGGAGCCAGGAAATGGTAACAGGAGGAATTTTGGGGCCAGGCAACCACTTGCTGGACAGTCCTTCGTTGACTCCAGGAGAATATGGTGACTCCCCAGTCCCCACACCACGCAGTAGCAGCGCAGCTTCCATGGCAGAGGAGGAAGTGTCTGCAGTCACCACAGCGGCTGCTCAGTTCACCAGACTTCGCCGAGGCATGGATGAGAAAGAGTTTACGGTTCAAATCAAAGAT GAGGAAGGATTGAAGTTAACATTCCAAAAGCACAAGTTGATGGCTAATGGAGTAATGGGAGATGGACATCCTCTTTTTCATAAGAAGAAAGGGAACAGAAAGAAGCTAGTTGAG CTGGAGGTGGAGTGCATGGAAGAGCCTAATCACCTTGATGTGGACCTGGAGACCCGGATCCCTGTCATCAATAAGGTGGATGGTACTTTGCTCGTGGGTGAGGATGCCCCTCGCCGGGCTGAACTGGAGATGTGGTTACAGGGTCATCCAGAGTTTGCTGTCGATCCCCGATTTCTAGCG TATATGGAGGATCGCAGAAAACAGAAATGGCagagatataaaaaaaataataaggcagAATTGAACTGTTTGGGAATAGAACCAGTACAGACAGCTAACTCTAGGAATGGAAAAAAG GGTCATCATGCTGAAACTGTGTTGAACCGGGTTTTGCCAGGGCCTATTGCACCTGACACCAGCAAGAAGCGGGCCCGTAGGACGCGACCAGACCTTTCTAAGATGATGGCCCTGATGCAGGGTGGAGGCACTGGGTCCCTGTCTCTGCATAATACCTTCCAACACAGCAGTAGTGGCCTGCAGTCTGTGTCATCTCTGGGTCACAGCAGTGCCACTTCTGCATCTTTGCCTTTTATGCCGTTTGTGATGGGTGGTGCAGCATCATCCCCTCATGTAGACTCCAGCACCATgcttcatcaccaccaccaccacccccacccccaccatcaccaccatcaccatccagGCCTGAGAGCCACTGGCTACCCTTCTTCACCAGCCACCACCACCTCTGGTACTGCCTTGAGGTTGCCACCACTGCAGCCTGAGGAGGATGAGGACGATGaggatgaagatgatgatgatgatttatCTCAGGGCTACGATAGCTCAGAAAGGGACTTCTCACTCATTGATGATCCTATGATGCCAGCCAACTCAGACTCCAGCGAAGATGCTGACgactga